A single region of the Mannheimia bovis genome encodes:
- a CDS encoding alpha/beta fold hydrolase has translation MTKKSGLNFLYQPSANKPNAQTMVFLHGLFGDMNNLGVIAKSFAENYAVLRVDLRNHGGSFHSLEMNYSLIAQDLEELFIEQNIQNAIVVGHSMGGKSAMALADLAPKLVDKLIVIDIAPVAYTQNRHKQIIEGLFAVKAAKPQTRQQAKVIMAEHIPDEGIQQFMLKSFDAQSEQSFRFNLTALAQNYQNLMDWRDVKVDKPTLFIKGALSDYIQAEHTETILKQFPQAKSFIVANSDHWVHAEKPEAVVRAINKFLEK, from the coding sequence ATGACAAAAAAATCAGGTTTAAATTTTCTTTATCAACCGTCTGCAAATAAACCAAACGCCCAAACAATGGTGTTTTTACACGGGTTATTTGGCGATATGAATAACTTAGGTGTTATTGCCAAATCGTTTGCAGAAAATTACGCTGTGTTAAGGGTGGATCTTAGAAATCACGGGGGATCTTTTCATTCCCTAGAAATGAATTATTCGCTAATTGCTCAAGATTTAGAAGAGTTATTCATTGAACAAAATATTCAAAATGCAATTGTTGTTGGACATTCAATGGGGGGTAAAAGTGCGATGGCATTAGCTGACTTAGCCCCGAAATTAGTAGATAAATTAATTGTGATTGATATAGCCCCGGTAGCCTATACACAAAATCGCCATAAACAAATTATTGAAGGTTTATTTGCCGTAAAAGCAGCGAAGCCTCAAACTCGTCAACAAGCAAAAGTGATAATGGCAGAACATATTCCAGATGAAGGTATTCAGCAATTTATGCTGAAATCTTTTGATGCACAAAGCGAACAATCATTCCGATTTAATTTAACCGCATTAGCACAGAACTATCAGAATTTGATGGATTGGCGTGATGTTAAAGTTGATAAACCAACGCTTTTTATTAAAGGAGCGTTGTCGGATTATATTCAGGCAGAGCATACGGAAACAATATTAAAACAATTTCCTCAAGCAAAATCCTTTATTGTCGCAAATTCCGATCACTGGGTTCATGCTGAAAAGCCGGAAGCCGTTGTGCGAGCTATTAACAAATTTTTAGAGAAATAG
- the alaS gene encoding alanine--tRNA ligase: protein MKTTSEIRQSFLEFFQTKGHTIVPSSSLVPENDPTLLFTNAGMNQFKDVFLGLEKRPYTRATTAQRCVRAGGKHNDLENVGYTARHHTFFEMMGNFSFGDYFKQDAIKFGWEYLTSPQWLGLPKEKLYVTVYETDDEAYEIWNKEVGVPTDHIIRIGDNKGAPYASDNFWAMGDTGPCGPCTEIFYDHGPDHWGGLPGSPEEDGDRYIEVWNIVFMQFNRLADGTMEKLPKPSVDTGMGLERMTAVMQHVNSNYEIDIFQTLIKEVASLLNVSDLDNKSLRVVADHIRACSYLIADGVMPSNEGRGYVLRRIIRRAVRHGNILGAKEAFFYKLVPTLAKVMGQAGEVVAQKQAHIQKALKAEEEQFARTLERGLNLLEEALAKVENNTLSGDVAFKLYDTYGFPLDLTADVCRERNIVIDEKGFEAAMTAQRERAKASSNFGVDYNNVIKVEGQTKFLGYEQTAYNAKVVGLFCNGIAVEKIESGDNAVVILDQTPFYAESGGQVGDRGEISSPLGLFQVNDTQKYGQVWGHIGQLNGGVLAIGDVVSALVNVERRQAITSNHSATHLLHAALREVLGDHVAQKGSLVSEDSLRFDFSQPEAIAKADLEEIERIVNAKIRENIQVQIGTMGIEQAKEKGAMALFGEKYGDVVRVVEMGAFSIELCGGIHVRQTGDIGLFKFVSEGAVAAGIRRVEAVTGEKAIALLHSQQQVLNQIADLLKADQASIVEKIQQLQDKAKKAEKELQNLKEKQAAQAGGELAKSAKQINGVNVIIEKLDNVDSKALRTMVDDLKNQLGSGVIAFATEIEGKVSLIVGVTKDLTAKVNAGELVGVMAAAVGGKGGGRPDMAMAGGSEPQNIPQALSLAQEWIVQKI, encoded by the coding sequence ATGAAAACAACTTCAGAAATCAGACAATCGTTTTTAGAGTTCTTCCAAACTAAAGGTCATACCATTGTTCCAAGCAGTTCACTTGTGCCTGAAAATGACCCGACACTATTATTTACCAATGCGGGTATGAACCAATTCAAAGATGTTTTTCTTGGTTTGGAAAAACGTCCTTACACTCGTGCAACCACCGCTCAACGTTGTGTGCGTGCTGGTGGTAAACACAATGACTTAGAAAATGTAGGTTACACAGCTCGCCACCATACTTTCTTTGAAATGATGGGAAATTTCAGCTTTGGCGATTATTTCAAACAAGATGCGATTAAATTTGGCTGGGAATATTTAACATCGCCACAATGGCTAGGTTTACCAAAAGAAAAATTATACGTTACCGTTTATGAAACCGATGATGAAGCCTATGAGATTTGGAATAAAGAAGTAGGTGTTCCAACAGATCATATTATTCGTATTGGTGATAACAAAGGTGCTCCTTATGCGTCAGACAACTTCTGGGCAATGGGGGATACTGGTCCTTGTGGTCCGTGTACTGAGATTTTCTACGATCACGGACCTGATCATTGGGGGGGCTTACCGGGTTCACCTGAAGAAGATGGCGACCGTTATATTGAAGTGTGGAATATCGTCTTTATGCAGTTCAATCGCTTAGCAGATGGCACAATGGAAAAATTACCTAAACCGTCTGTGGATACCGGTATGGGCTTAGAGCGTATGACTGCGGTAATGCAGCACGTGAATTCCAACTACGAAATTGATATTTTCCAAACTTTAATTAAAGAAGTAGCATCGCTTCTCAATGTGTCTGATTTAGATAATAAATCTTTACGTGTGGTGGCTGATCACATTCGTGCTTGTTCTTATTTAATTGCTGATGGCGTTATGCCATCTAACGAAGGACGTGGCTATGTATTACGCCGTATTATCCGCAGAGCAGTTCGCCACGGCAATATTTTAGGGGCAAAAGAAGCCTTCTTCTACAAACTTGTACCGACCCTTGCAAAAGTAATGGGGCAAGCAGGAGAAGTGGTGGCTCAGAAACAAGCTCATATTCAAAAAGCATTAAAAGCAGAAGAAGAGCAGTTCGCTCGCACATTAGAGCGTGGCTTAAATTTATTAGAAGAAGCATTAGCAAAAGTGGAAAATAACACACTTTCTGGCGATGTAGCATTTAAACTTTACGATACTTACGGTTTTCCACTTGATTTAACCGCTGATGTTTGCCGTGAACGAAATATTGTGATTGATGAAAAAGGCTTTGAAGCAGCAATGACGGCTCAGCGTGAGCGAGCGAAAGCCAGCAGTAATTTCGGTGTAGATTACAATAATGTGATTAAAGTAGAGGGGCAAACCAAGTTTTTAGGTTATGAACAAACTGCGTATAACGCAAAAGTAGTGGGCTTATTCTGTAATGGTATTGCAGTTGAAAAAATCGAATCAGGTGATAATGCTGTGGTGATTTTGGACCAAACGCCGTTTTATGCTGAATCAGGTGGTCAAGTAGGTGATAGAGGTGAAATTAGTTCGCCGTTAGGTTTGTTTCAAGTGAATGATACCCAAAAATATGGTCAAGTTTGGGGGCATATTGGGCAATTAAATGGTGGCGTTTTAGCGATTGGTGATGTAGTTTCAGCACTCGTAAATGTGGAACGTCGCCAAGCAATCACTTCAAATCACAGTGCAACGCATTTACTGCACGCAGCACTCCGTGAAGTATTAGGCGACCACGTTGCACAAAAAGGCTCTTTAGTGTCTGAAGATAGTTTACGTTTTGATTTCTCTCAACCGGAAGCAATTGCAAAAGCGGATTTAGAAGAAATTGAGCGTATTGTTAATGCGAAGATTCGTGAAAATATCCAAGTTCAAATTGGTACAATGGGTATTGAACAAGCAAAAGAAAAAGGGGCAATGGCACTATTTGGCGAGAAATACGGTGATGTAGTACGCGTAGTTGAAATGGGAGCATTCTCAATTGAGTTATGTGGTGGTATTCACGTCAGACAAACAGGTGATATTGGCTTATTTAAATTTGTATCTGAAGGTGCAGTAGCTGCTGGTATTCGTCGTGTAGAAGCAGTAACCGGAGAAAAGGCAATTGCGTTATTACACAGCCAACAACAGGTACTAAACCAAATTGCTGACCTTCTGAAAGCAGATCAAGCCTCAATTGTGGAGAAAATTCAGCAATTACAAGATAAAGCGAAAAAAGCAGAGAAAGAGCTACAAAACCTGAAAGAAAAGCAAGCTGCACAAGCGGGTGGAGAATTAGCAAAATCAGCGAAACAGATTAATGGTGTGAATGTCATCATTGAAAAACTGGATAATGTAGATAGCAAAGCACTCCGTACAATGGTAGACGATCTGAAAAATCAACTTGGTTCAGGTGTAATTGCCTTTGCTACTGAAATCGAAGGTAAAGTAAGCCTTATTGTGGGTGTAACTAAAGATTTAACGGCAAAAGTAAATGCAGGT
- a CDS encoding DedA family protein: METLIEFFSSYGYWAVFLVLLACGFGLPIPEDITLVSGGVISGLGYTNVHWMLVVSMLGVLIGDSTMYWLGRIYGEKILQFPFIRKIATPERFAMVQERFETQGLKLLFMARFLPGLRAVVYLVSGITRKVSFVKFLLVDFFAAIISVPIWVYLGDYGASNLDWLKEQVSNGQHAIFAVLGIVILFLGWKWYRKKKAKSAK; the protein is encoded by the coding sequence ATGGAAACGTTAATTGAATTTTTTAGTAGCTATGGATATTGGGCGGTATTTCTAGTTTTACTTGCTTGCGGATTTGGTTTACCTATCCCGGAAGATATAACTTTAGTTTCAGGTGGTGTGATTTCAGGGCTGGGTTATACCAATGTGCATTGGATGCTTGTTGTCAGTATGCTTGGCGTACTGATTGGAGATAGCACGATGTACTGGTTAGGCAGAATCTATGGCGAAAAAATTCTACAATTTCCATTTATTCGAAAGATTGCCACGCCTGAGCGTTTTGCTATGGTGCAAGAGCGTTTTGAAACACAAGGTTTGAAATTACTGTTTATGGCACGTTTCTTGCCTGGTCTGCGAGCTGTAGTTTACCTAGTATCTGGTATTACTCGAAAAGTGAGCTTTGTGAAGTTCTTACTCGTTGATTTCTTTGCCGCAATTATTTCTGTGCCAATTTGGGTTTATTTAGGTGATTATGGTGCATCTAACTTAGATTGGTTAAAAGAGCAGGTTAGCAACGGTCAACACGCTATTTTTGCGGTTCTTGGCATTGTTATTTTGTTTTTGGGCTGGAAATGGTATAGAAAGAAAAAGGCAAAATCAGCAAAATAA
- the cmoA gene encoding carboxy-S-adenosyl-L-methionine synthase CmoA → MQKDTLFSAPIEKLGDFTFDESVAEVFPDMIQRSVPGYSNIITAIGMLAERFVTDNSTVYDLGCSRGAGILSIRRNIKAQDVKIIGVDNSQPMVERCKTHLNAYQSDIPVEILLDDIRQVEIKNASMVVLNFTLQFLPREDRLTLLQKIYQGLNSKGILVLSEKFTFESEEMNELLIDLHHTFKRANGYSELEVSQKRNALENVMRTDSIETHKKRLKEAGFEQVELWFQCFNFGSMIAVKS, encoded by the coding sequence ATGCAAAAAGATACGTTATTTTCCGCACCTATTGAAAAATTGGGTGATTTTACCTTTGATGAATCGGTTGCGGAAGTTTTCCCCGATATGATCCAACGTTCTGTGCCGGGTTATTCCAATATTATTACTGCAATTGGTATGTTGGCGGAACGCTTTGTAACAGATAATTCAACGGTTTATGATTTAGGCTGCTCAAGAGGGGCTGGGATTTTATCTATCCGCCGAAATATAAAAGCACAAGATGTAAAAATTATCGGGGTGGATAACTCACAACCGATGGTTGAACGTTGCAAAACGCATTTAAATGCTTACCAGTCTGATATTCCTGTTGAGATTTTACTTGATGATATTCGCCAAGTTGAAATCAAGAATGCCTCAATGGTAGTGTTAAACTTCACGCTACAATTTCTGCCGAGAGAAGATCGTCTCACGTTATTACAAAAAATCTATCAAGGATTAAATTCCAAGGGCATTTTGGTGTTATCCGAAAAATTTACTTTTGAAAGCGAAGAGATGAATGAATTATTGATCGATCTTCATCATACTTTCAAACGAGCGAACGGCTACAGTGAATTAGAAGTAAGCCAAAAGCGTAATGCGTTGGAAAATGTGATGCGGACAGACAGTATTGAAACCCACAAAAAACGTTTAAAAGAAGCTGGTTTTGAACAAGTAGAACTTTGGTTTCAATGTTTTAACTTTGGTTCAATGATTGCAGTTAAATCTTAA
- a CDS encoding FNR family transcription factor, producing MKIVSELKPAGRHACTIHCQNCSISQLCLPFTLNESELTQLDNIIERKKPVQKSQVIFKSGDELRSLYAIRSGTLKAYTLSESGEEQITGFHLPGDLIGFDAITNMQHEGYAQALETSMICEIPFEILDDLAGKMPKIRHQIMRLMSNEIKSDQEMILLLSKMNAEEKLAAFLYNLSQRYSARGFSAKEFRLTMTRGDIGNYLGLTIETISRLLGRFQKSGMISVQGKYIHINRMEELAELAGAIKPQQSIIAQTTA from the coding sequence ATGAAAATTGTCTCAGAACTAAAACCCGCTGGACGCCACGCTTGCACAATTCATTGCCAAAATTGTAGTATCAGCCAGTTGTGTTTACCTTTCACGCTTAATGAATCTGAATTAACACAATTAGATAATATTATTGAGCGTAAAAAACCCGTTCAAAAATCGCAGGTGATTTTCAAATCCGGCGATGAGCTTCGTTCACTTTATGCCATTCGTTCCGGTACATTAAAAGCCTATACATTGAGCGAAAGCGGTGAAGAGCAAATTACAGGTTTTCATCTCCCTGGTGATTTAATCGGCTTTGATGCAATTACTAATATGCAGCACGAAGGTTATGCACAAGCGTTAGAAACTTCGATGATTTGTGAAATCCCTTTTGAGATTTTAGACGATCTTGCGGGCAAAATGCCTAAAATCCGTCATCAAATTATGCGTTTAATGAGTAATGAAATTAAAAGCGATCAAGAAATGATTTTATTGCTCTCTAAAATGAATGCGGAAGAAAAATTAGCCGCTTTCTTATATAACCTTTCCCAACGTTATTCTGCTCGTGGTTTTTCAGCAAAAGAATTCCGCCTAACGATGACACGTGGTGACATCGGTAACTATTTAGGGCTTACCATTGAAACCATTAGCCGTTTACTTGGACGCTTCCAAAAAAGTGGTATGATTTCCGTACAAGGAAAATATATTCACATTAATCGTATGGAAGAATTAGCTGAATTAGCCGGAGCAATTAAGCCACAACAAAGTATTATTGCCCAAACAACCGCATAA
- a CDS encoding exoribonuclease II: MFQDNPLLAQLKQQIEASKEYVEGTVKASDKAFGFLECDKKSYFIPPTEMKKVIHGDTVKAVVKRDGDKEQVEIDSLIEPMLDRFIAQVRLNKEGKLQLAVDHPSIKQNIPANTHKKVTEKLENGDWVVAQLKTHPLRDDRFFFAQVTQFICKEDDNFAPWWVTLARHEQPREPVANEKSYELHDELEREDLTHLYFTTIDSPSTKDMDDALYIEPIKENDVQTGWRLAVAIADPTAYIPENSNIEKAARQRCFTNYLPGFNIPMLPRELSDDLCSLVPNEKRPALVSFIETDLEGNFTKEANFTLAWVESKDRLAYDNVSDYLEGIENAWLPESEETKQQINLLHQFTQARIQWRAKNALLFKEQGDYTFELNEDGSVKDIHIEYRRIANQMIEESMIIANISCAKFLSQHAQTGVFNTHSGFDSKNYELVKSFLLQTLATDENRDGLAERYSAERLATLEGYCEMQRDIQDFPEKFLELRLRRYLTFAEFKSEVAPHFGLGISHYATWTSPIRKYGDMVNHRLIKQVLLGKQTKTVEESVLTRLQEARRQNRLVERDIADWLYARYLYPMVEQAVEFECEIADVSRGGLRAKVIKNGAQIFVPFSTLHDNKDEMEYRQEELAIYIKGEKAYQIGQEVKVKLTEVRLETRSIVGNII, encoded by the coding sequence ATGTTTCAAGACAACCCTCTTTTAGCTCAACTCAAACAACAAATTGAAGCAAGCAAAGAATATGTAGAAGGCACAGTTAAAGCCTCTGATAAGGCATTCGGTTTTTTAGAATGCGATAAAAAAAGCTATTTCATTCCTCCAACAGAAATGAAAAAAGTGATTCACGGTGACACCGTTAAAGCGGTAGTTAAACGTGATGGCGATAAAGAACAAGTCGAAATTGACTCCCTAATTGAGCCAATGCTTGATCGCTTTATTGCTCAAGTGCGTTTAAATAAAGAAGGAAAATTGCAATTAGCGGTAGATCACCCAAGCATTAAGCAAAATATTCCTGCGAATACACACAAAAAAGTAACCGAAAAATTAGAAAATGGCGATTGGGTAGTTGCTCAACTCAAAACGCACCCACTGCGTGATGACCGCTTTTTCTTTGCTCAAGTAACTCAATTTATTTGTAAAGAGGACGATAATTTTGCTCCTTGGTGGGTAACATTAGCTCGTCACGAGCAACCTCGTGAACCGGTTGCCAATGAAAAAAGCTACGAATTGCACGATGAATTAGAACGTGAAGATTTAACTCACCTTTACTTTACCACTATCGATAGCCCAAGCACGAAAGATATGGACGATGCCTTATACATTGAGCCAATCAAAGAAAACGATGTGCAAACAGGCTGGCGTTTAGCAGTGGCGATTGCTGATCCTACCGCTTATATTCCTGAAAATTCTAATATTGAGAAAGCCGCACGCCAACGCTGTTTCACGAACTATTTACCGGGCTTTAACATTCCAATGTTACCGCGTGAGTTGTCTGATGATCTCTGCTCGCTTGTGCCAAACGAAAAACGCCCAGCGTTAGTCTCTTTTATTGAAACCGATTTAGAGGGTAACTTTACTAAAGAAGCAAATTTCACTTTAGCTTGGGTTGAATCTAAAGATCGCCTTGCTTACGACAATGTCTCTGACTATCTTGAAGGTATAGAAAATGCGTGGCTGCCTGAATCAGAAGAGACTAAGCAACAAATCAACTTATTACATCAATTTACGCAAGCTCGTATTCAATGGCGTGCAAAAAATGCTCTCTTATTTAAAGAGCAAGGCGATTACACCTTTGAATTAAATGAAGACGGCTCAGTAAAAGACATTCACATTGAATATCGTCGCATTGCAAATCAGATGATTGAAGAATCAATGATTATCGCCAACATCAGTTGTGCCAAATTCCTAAGCCAACACGCACAAACCGGCGTATTTAATACCCATTCGGGTTTTGATTCAAAAAACTATGAATTAGTGAAATCATTTTTACTACAAACCTTAGCGACAGATGAAAATCGTGATGGACTGGCAGAACGCTACTCGGCAGAACGTTTAGCCACGCTAGAAGGCTATTGTGAAATGCAACGTGATATTCAAGATTTCCCGGAGAAATTCTTAGAACTTCGCTTACGCCGCTATCTCACCTTTGCGGAGTTTAAATCAGAGGTTGCACCACATTTTGGCTTAGGCATCAGCCACTATGCCACTTGGACATCACCAATCCGTAAATATGGCGATATGGTAAATCATCGTTTAATCAAGCAAGTACTATTAGGCAAACAAACAAAAACAGTTGAAGAATCTGTTTTAACCCGATTACAAGAAGCCCGCCGCCAAAATCGACTCGTAGAACGTGATATTGCCGATTGGCTCTATGCCCGCTACTTGTACCCAATGGTGGAACAAGCGGTCGAATTTGAGTGTGAAATTGCAGATGTCTCTCGTGGTGGTTTGCGTGCTAAAGTGATTAAAAACGGAGCACAAATTTTCGTTCCATTCTCAACACTACACGATAATAAAGATGAAATGGAATACCGCCAAGAAGAATTAGCTATTTACATCAAAGGCGAAAAAGCCTATCAAATCGGGCAAGAGGTTAAAGTGAAACTCACTGAAGTTCGCTTAGAAACACGTTCGATTGTGGGGAATATCATCTAA
- the apaH gene encoding bis(5'-nucleosyl)-tetraphosphatase (symmetrical) ApaH produces the protein MATYIVGDLHGCFNEFQLLLEKVNYDPKQDELFLTGDLVARGEDSLACLRFVKDPANNAKTVLGNHDLHLLATLLGIKRVKPNDKVDPIFQAEDRLELQNWLRNQPLAIYHPTHKFLLVHAGISPEWDLATTLNCAKEAETLLQSSQYANYIAQMYENNPQRWSDELQGIERWRYIINVFTRMRFCHTDKRLDFECKLPIEEAPKELVAWFELDNPLYKEQEIIFGHWASLMGKCPYPNIYALDTGCAWGSHLTMLCWEDKQIFTQKRLK, from the coding sequence ATGGCAACCTATATCGTTGGCGACTTACACGGCTGCTTTAACGAATTCCAACTTTTATTAGAAAAAGTGAATTATGACCCTAAGCAAGACGAACTTTTTTTAACGGGCGATTTAGTTGCCCGTGGCGAAGATTCTCTCGCTTGCCTTCGTTTTGTAAAAGATCCTGCCAATAATGCTAAAACTGTTTTAGGCAATCACGATTTACATTTACTTGCTACGTTACTCGGTATAAAACGAGTAAAGCCGAACGATAAAGTCGATCCTATTTTTCAAGCAGAAGATCGCCTTGAATTGCAAAATTGGCTGAGAAATCAACCGCTTGCAATCTATCATCCAACCCATAAATTTCTGCTCGTTCACGCCGGTATTAGCCCGGAATGGGATTTAGCAACCACATTAAATTGTGCTAAAGAAGCCGAAACTTTGCTGCAAAGTTCACAATACGCCAATTATATCGCCCAAATGTATGAAAATAATCCTCAACGCTGGTCTGATGAATTACAAGGCATTGAACGCTGGCGTTATATCATTAATGTGTTTACGCGTATGCGTTTTTGCCACACAGACAAGCGGTTAGATTTTGAGTGTAAATTACCTATTGAAGAAGCCCCTAAAGAGCTTGTAGCTTGGTTTGAATTAGATAATCCGCTCTATAAAGAGCAGGAAATTATTTTTGGGCATTGGGCAAGTTTAATGGGGAAATGTCCTTATCCCAATATTTATGCTTTAGATACAGGGTGTGCGTGGGGAAGCCATTTAACAATGCTCTGCTGGGAAGATAAACAGATTTTCACACAAAAGCGTTTAAAATAA
- a CDS encoding enoyl-ACP reductase FabI, whose translation MGILTGKRILVTGLASNRSIAYGIANAMKQQGAELAFTYLNDKLKPRVEEFAKEFGSDIVLPLDVATDESITECFADLSKHWEKFDGFVHAIAFAPGDQLDGDYVNAATREGYRIAHDISAYSFVAMAQAARPFLNENAALLTLTYLGAERAIPNYNVMCLAKASLEAATRVMAADLGKDGIRVNAISAGPIRTLAASGIKNFKKMLAAFEKTAALRRTVTIDDVGNSAAFLCSDLSSGVTGEVLHVDAGFSVMAMGELGDDE comes from the coding sequence ATGGGTATCTTAACTGGCAAACGCATTTTAGTAACAGGTTTAGCAAGTAACCGTTCAATCGCTTACGGTATTGCAAATGCAATGAAACAACAGGGTGCAGAATTAGCGTTCACCTACTTAAACGATAAATTAAAACCACGTGTTGAAGAATTTGCCAAAGAATTTGGTTCAGACATCGTACTTCCATTAGATGTAGCAACCGATGAAAGCATCACAGAATGCTTTGCTGACTTAAGCAAACATTGGGAAAAATTTGATGGTTTCGTTCACGCCATCGCATTTGCACCGGGTGATCAATTAGACGGTGATTATGTAAACGCTGCCACCCGTGAAGGCTACCGGATTGCTCACGACATCAGTGCATACAGCTTTGTGGCAATGGCTCAAGCCGCACGCCCATTCTTAAATGAAAACGCTGCATTATTAACTTTAACCTACTTAGGTGCAGAGCGTGCAATTCCGAACTACAACGTAATGTGTTTGGCAAAAGCATCATTAGAAGCGGCAACCCGAGTAATGGCAGCGGATTTAGGTAAAGATGGCATTCGTGTAAATGCAATTTCAGCAGGTCCGATCCGCACATTAGCGGCATCAGGTATCAAAAACTTTAAGAAAATGCTTGCTGCCTTTGAGAAAACTGCCGCTTTACGCCGTACCGTTACTATCGATGATGTGGGTAATTCAGCTGCGTTCTTATGCTCAGATTTATCATCAGGTGTAACAGGTGAAGTATTACACGTTGATGCAGGCTTCAGCGTAATGGCAATGGGCGAACTAGGCGACGATGAATAA
- the purR gene encoding HTH-type transcriptional repressor PurR produces MATIKDVAKQAGVSTTTVSHVINKTRFVAEDTTKAVWEAIKTLNYSPSAVARSLKINTTKSIGMIITTSESPFFAEIVLAVEEFCYSKGYSLFLCNTQNKLEKIENHLDMLIKKRVDGILVMCSEYTDNSFDIFETTNIPMVIMDWGMSDSRADMILDHGCDGGYLATQHLIESGHKDIAVITGSLGKEIARTRFEGVKKALSDAGLSLRDEWVQEGDFEPEGGYECMNNLLKNKELPTAVFCFNDVMALGAISAITEKGLNVPQDISVIGYDNVHSSRFYAPPLTTVHQSKSRLGAAALELLLERIENNEKAKEPKVLEFFPELVKRKSVRNLTIKE; encoded by the coding sequence ATGGCAACTATAAAAGATGTCGCCAAACAGGCAGGGGTTTCAACCACAACGGTTTCACACGTTATTAATAAAACTCGTTTTGTGGCAGAGGACACCACTAAAGCTGTTTGGGAGGCAATTAAAACATTAAATTATTCTCCTAGTGCGGTGGCTCGTAGTTTAAAAATTAATACTACTAAATCGATCGGTATGATCATCACAACCAGTGAATCACCGTTTTTTGCGGAAATTGTGTTGGCAGTAGAGGAATTCTGCTACAGTAAAGGTTATTCGCTATTTTTATGTAACACCCAAAATAAACTCGAAAAAATCGAAAATCATTTAGATATGCTTATTAAAAAACGAGTGGATGGAATTTTAGTAATGTGTTCTGAATATACCGATAATTCTTTCGATATTTTTGAAACGACTAATATACCAATGGTTATTATGGATTGGGGGATGAGTGATTCTCGAGCTGATATGATTTTAGATCACGGTTGTGACGGCGGTTATTTAGCTACCCAACATTTAATTGAAAGCGGACATAAAGATATTGCAGTTATCACAGGTAGTTTGGGTAAAGAAATTGCACGAACTCGTTTCGAAGGGGTAAAAAAGGCATTATCTGATGCGGGTTTATCTCTGAGAGATGAATGGGTTCAAGAAGGCGACTTCGAGCCGGAAGGTGGCTATGAGTGTATGAATAATCTCCTTAAAAATAAGGAATTACCGACAGCGGTATTTTGCTTTAACGATGTGATGGCATTGGGGGCAATTTCAGCTATTACCGAAAAAGGATTAAATGTACCGCAAGATATTTCTGTGATCGGGTATGATAATGTGCATAGCTCACGCTTTTATGCACCACCGCTCACTACAGTACATCAATCAAAATCACGTTTGGGGGCAGCAGCGTTAGAATTATTATTAGAGCGAATTGAGAATAATGAAAAAGCAAAAGAGCCTAAAGTTTTAGAGTTCTTCCCGGAATTGGTAAAACGCAAATCAGTTAGAAATTTAACAATTAAGGAGTAA
- a CDS encoding universal stress protein: protein MYKHILVAVDLSEESLVLVRKGAGLAEKCGAKLSLIHVDVNFSDLYTGLIDINMSSVQDSAAAETNTALAELAAKVDYPVSDCLNGTGDFTQVLEEAVDKHSVDLLITGHHQDFWSKFMSSTRQVMNNITIDMLVVPLSEE from the coding sequence ATGTATAAACATATTTTAGTGGCAGTTGATCTTTCAGAAGAAAGTTTGGTGCTAGTGCGTAAAGGTGCAGGATTAGCGGAAAAATGTGGAGCTAAACTTTCACTTATTCATGTTGATGTTAATTTCTCTGACTTATATACAGGATTAATTGATATTAATATGTCTTCCGTACAAGATAGTGCAGCTGCGGAAACCAATACTGCATTGGCAGAATTAGCAGCGAAGGTAGATTATCCTGTTTCTGATTGTTTAAATGGTACGGGTGATTTTACTCAAGTACTAGAAGAAGCTGTGGATAAACATAGTGTCGATTTATTGATTACAGGGCACCATCAAGACTTCTGGAGTAAATTTATGTCTTCAACTCGTCAAGTAATGAATAATATTACAATTGATATGCTTGTTGTGCCACTATCAGAAGAATAG